A region of the Melanotaenia boesemani isolate fMelBoe1 chromosome 6, fMelBoe1.pri, whole genome shotgun sequence genome:
ctggagtcctggctgatgtggtagacctggagtcctgtctggagtcctggctggtgtggtagacctggggtcctgtctggtgtggtagacctggagtcctggctggtgtggtagacctggagtcctggctgatgtggtagacctggagtcctggctggtgtggtagacctggagtcctgtctgatgtggtagacctggagtcctgtctggtgtggtagacctggagtcctgtctggagtcctggctggtgtggtagacctggagtcctggctgatgtggtagacctggagtcctgtctggagTCCTGGCTGGTGttgtagacctggagtcctgtctgatgtggtagacctggagtcatGGCtgatgtggtagacctggagtcctgtctggagtcctggctggtgtggtagacctggagtcctggctgatgtggtagacctggagtcctgtctggagtcctggctggtgtggtagacctggagtcctgtctgatgtggtagacctggagtcctggctgatgtggtagacctggagtcctgtctggagtcctgtctgttgtggtagacctggagtcctggcTGATGTGGTAGACCAGGAGTCCTggctggtgtggtagacctggagtcctggcTGATGTGGTAGACCCGGAGTCCTggctggtgtggtagacctggagtcctgtctggtgtggtagacctggagtcctgtctggtgtggtagacctggattcttgcctggtgtggtagacctggagtcctgtctggtgtggtagacctggagtcctgtctggtgtggtccttcagtccagccctctctagcatCGGTAGAACTTGTTCATATCCACCACTTCATGAGTGCAGGAAGGCAGCAGCGTTAAGGACCTTGTCTATGGActcaactggaaggtgttaatatttgtctCATTGTAAAAGTCTGTCAGATGGAaaatggacagagcttcaccaatctgagacaaactggatctaaaactgtggaacaaattcagaaaaatgttcctcagactttaaagatcctccatctacagtgtagaatatcagaagattcagagaatcaggaggaatctctgtgtgcttgggacaaggctggatgctggtgatcttctgcattaaaagcagacatgattctctactggaaaccactgcatggactcaggaagacttccagaaaccactgtctgtgaacacagttcaccctgaaatccacacatgcaggttaaagctccgtcatgcagagaagaagccagatgtgaacaggatccagaaccagcttcttccgtcttctctggaccaaagctcatttaaaatggtctgagacaaagtggaaaccaggatgaagatgtgaactagtttgtggaaagcatggacggcgtgtcccgcagactaaagaggacagggagcatccagcttgttatcagtggacaggtgaaaagctgcatctctgatgggatggggctgcattagtgcctatggcgtgggcagcttccacatctgtgaagctccatcaatgctgaaaagtacatggaggttttagagcaacatctgctcccatccagacaacgtctctttcagggaaggccttgcaacAACCCATCAGAACCATCAGCGTCTGGCTCGGTGACGTCACGTGACGTCAGGAAAGTGAAACTTAAGGAAACAGAAACGGAGCAGCCGAAGGAGCCGCGAGATGCGCGTGACACCAGAGCGAAGATGGGAGTTCAAGGGCTCGCTTCCTTCATGGAGACCCACGGGAGGATTTACCTGGACGTCCAGTTCCGGAAGAGCCGGCTGGTGATTGATGGGTCCAACCTGGTCCACCAGCTGTACTTCAGCTCAGGTGAGTCGTCACACCTGCAGCTCTGCTCCCGGTTATTGATCATCAATAACTCCTCACTCAGGCTGCAGGTTCATCACAGATTCATCAAGTTTTAAGTGGATTAGAACCAGACTTTAATCAGTTCGATTGAACTGGACTGTTTATAAAGTTTACTGATAAGTTTctgtaaataaagctgaactgaagagaagatgAAAATCACGTTTAAATAATATGAGAAGGGAAATTCTTCTGTTTGTCTTTATCAGCATTTTAATCGgttcttaataaataaagttgcttgGCTGCGTTTCTGGAAGTGAAACAGCTGTTTGATAAACCTGAACGTCACGAGCGTCTGATCAGGTCTAAACATGGGACATCTGTGATGGGTCCTCCAGGAcaacttaataaaataataaaaaaaagctctttcGGCCTTTGATAGGAACCAGTACAGAAACATGGCGCCTGTTTCCAGCCACAACTTTTAATtctatttgttcatttattatttcttgctgtattttctacatttttcttccagtgatgtttgtggtgtaattttgttttgctggTGTTCTCCTGTTCCTGTTGGCCAGGTCAGCATTGTAAATGAGAACAGGTTCTCAGCTGACTCACCTGGttatataaacagaaacatcagtTTATGACTCACATCTGGGTGTGGAACTCATCTTAGTCCAGGTTCTGGCCTCCAGCTGGACTGGACTATagaataacagcataataacatAGACATCGTGTTTTAGTACTAAGAAGTAAATTATccacatgttttcatcttctatCCTTTCAGAAAACGtgatgaacaacctgaaatatctgcagaaaaataaacagtattTAGCCCCAgtaatttatttctctttgtcttatttatttaattattatttttattatatattaatgtaaatattttaaatattttttattttcaaatgtcgttatttttatttatacaatatTATgtgatttagttatttttaaaaaatacttcccatataaaagtatttttataactttatttgcatttatttactgCTGGAATgcaattattaaaaacaacaacaacaacaacaataataataataataataacaaaaataataataataataataataataataataataataacaaaaataataataataataataataataataataataataataacaaaaaaaaaaaaaaataataataataataataataataataacaaaaataataataataataataacaataataataataataatattaaataaattgccTTTTTAGCTGCTCAGGCATGTTTGGGAGAAATTGGCTCAACATCGCCATCTATCGTAGCAGGCCTGTAACTGCACCTAATCAGTTCAACATATTCTACATGCCAGATGGACAAACTGTCCTCTTGGACCCATGGCCGACACCtgacaggaagtcggccatgtTGCCCGGCTGGAATGTAGAAACTTCACCTTTCATGAATACGGATGAGGTGCAGTGATGGAGCCGGCACAGTAGGTGGTGCTGTCGAGTCAGCTGTgtttccacagagaggggtatTAAAAATACCGCATAAGTCAGAGAGGAAGTTCTGGTCCCGGTCGGCCCAGTTACAGTCCACGTGACAGCCTGTGTGTTTGTCaggtctggaccagaaccatggCGGGGAGTATGCTGCCTTTGAGGAGCTGACGGAGAGCTTCATCACAGCCCTCAGAACCTGCGGTATCGCTCCGTACGTGGTTCTGGACGGTGGTTCAGACAGCTCAGACAAGAAACTGGAAACGGTGACGAAGCGGGCCCAGGATCGGATCCAGAGAGCCCACCGAGCTGCGGTGAGCGGCAGTCAGGAGGGAATCTTACCGCTGCTGGCCCGGAGGGTCTTCAAACAGACGTTGGCCCGGCTGGAGGTTCCAGTGGCCCAGTGCTTCATGGAGGCCGACCAGGAGATCGCCGCACTGGCCAGTGAATGGCAGTGCCCCGTTCTTTCCAACGACAGCGACTTCTACATCTTCGACCTGCCGGCTGGGTTCCTGCCCATCTCTCACTTCCGGTGGAGGGATGTGAACCGGGCCGGGTCCCAGAGCTACATCCCCTGTAAGAGATACTACTCCTCCAGCTTCTGCGTCTTCTTCGGGATCCAGCAGCGGCTCCTGCCCACCTTCGCCGCCTTGGCTGGGAACGACTACGTGAAGCTGGGGGGGATCAGCTGGACCCAGTTTGTCCCAGTGGACATCAAAGCACCGAACCGCCTGGACGGGCTGCTGCGCTGGATCAAGAAGTTCCAGCTGCGCGAGGAGGCGGTGGAGGCGGCGCTGCAGCTGATTGGTCCACTCGGCAAGACGAGCCAGAAGAAGATTCTGCAGAAGCTGCTACTGGGGGAGGAAGAGTATCATCTTCATCCCAGCTGTCTGAAGAGGTTCTTCATTCACGGGGCGGCACCGCCATTCCCAGCAGCCCAGGAGGTGAGGACATCTTTCCAGGAagctgttctggttctggttctgagtgGGTGATTTTCTCCTGCAGGGTCTTGTCCCGGACTGGACTCTGCTGCCTCTGACCCAGGCCTGTCTCAGCGGAAACATCCTGGatgtgctgcagctgcagaggatgaACCTCAGGACTGCGGTGGAGCACGAAGACCTGCTCAGCTTCAACCTGACCTCCCGGCCGGTCCGCCAGGTGATGTACGGGCTGCTGCTGGGTGGGGGGACGTCGCTCCAGGTGCAGGAGCGAGACAGAGAGGGTCTCCAGGTGAAATTCATCCACGTCAGACCCTCCTTCACCAGGCTCACCAGGAGGCTCAAAATCAGCTCGCTGTATGAGGTGAAGGTCTCATCCTGAACCATCACAGATCCGCTTCGTAGACCCGGTGgagtaaataaagatttaaccTGTTTCCTCCGGCTGCATGCTGGTCCAGGTGGAGGTCGCAGAGCGTCTGCAGGTTTTACTGGAAGCTCTGGGGGTGAAGGAGGACTCTCTGAGCCTCCTTCCTCCTGAGCTAAAACTCCCAGTGGCCGTCACCTGCTACTGGATGCAGAGAGCTCAGCCTCCTCCAGACCTGAAGCTGCTGAAGGCCCTGCTGCTGGGGATGAGCACCGGAGACCTGCCGAGACCCACAACAGGTAAACACAGCACCCAGGTGAAATATAGGGCCGGATCCGGTCATAAACCGGATCAAATCAGGGTGTAAACCAGGATCAGGTGGTAAACCGGACAGGATCACCTTATAATGAAGGAGACTGAGGAGGTAATGACCAGAAACCGGACCGGATCAGATAATAAACAGAACCGATCAGCGAACTCATCCAAGAACTTTTTACTGGCAGTCGTTTCTCTACTAAAAGTTCTAAAAGCAAACTCGTTACCAGGTGGTGTCCACtcgtttatctttatttaatccTTCCAGTTTGGCTCAAAACTGGAACAAAGATGCACCAGCAGCAGGAGACGGGAGGGGATGATGCTACTACCAGGTAATAGACAGGACTACATCATCTACGCCGTCAGAAGCAGCTCTGACCTCTGAAGCTCATGGTGGTTTCTGGATCTCATGTTTCAGCTTTTCCTGTGAGCTCATTAACACGACAACACGTATGTCTGTGTGCAGAGAATCAGCCCTGCAGTCAGAAGCCGGATGTGGGCGTGACTCATGCGATCAACCAATGGCAGGGCTGCCTGGGTGACAGCATCCACCTCAACCAGCTGCTGAGCTTCCCTCTTCCTGAGCCCGACGTCGCCCGGTGAGACGTCAGGAGCTGCTTGTCAACATGTCTGAGGTTGTATATCATGAACCAATCAGGACCTGTGGTTCTTCAGTTTGTATCAGGGGACGCTGGTCCACCAGCTGGTCCACCGGATGGGGGCGGATCAAAAACCGAAGGCCTTTCTGAAGAGCAACAGGACCAACCCGAAGCAGTACAACACCATGCTGTCCATCGTCCGTCAGTTCTTGGCTCACAAGGCACCGCCGGTGGTCTCCGAGAAGCAGCAGAGAGCCCTCCAACCTTCGGATGACCTGTCCGCCAACTtgcagcagctcttcctgcttCACCATGACAacgagatggagatggaggtcCGGAGCGCGCTCCGAGcgcaggaggagcagcagctggaggagcagctgatGCTGAGAACCCGATACCGAACCAAAGAGAGGAGCAACAGATGTAAGAATCCCCAACTGGCTCGGAAGGAGGAGAGTCGGGGGTGGGGCCTCCTCTGATGGAGGATGTACCTAACCACCTGGTGAGCCAGGGGAGCCGGCTTCTGCTCAGGGATGACCTCTGGTTTGAACCcgttttaaatggttttaaatctgttttagtttcactcttctctctgttttatgtcatttctgtCGTCATTTGTAAATGAATCGAGTTAAACACAGTTTCCAGAAAAGTGCAGCaacaatgtaaatgtgtaatAAATGTTCGTTGTTCAGGAAGATGTGAGACGTCAGAGTATTTCCTCATTTAGATGTGAGTTCAGCTCTGGATTCCTTAAAACCTGATCTATGTGATGTCATAGATCCTTCTCTGTCATCCAGGTAAGGACCGGACCAGGTCACAGACAGGACGGGAGACCATAATAAACCGGGTCAGGTCTTTCTCTGGCTTCAAGTCAAATGTCATTTATAGAGCCCTTTTCATGCACAGAGcaaacaaagtgctttacataaaaaccaaTTCTGcatgttaaaaactaaatttaaagccttcacacaccttCTGAATCTGGCTGCCCATTTATTAcagggtgcattttaaaattctggtttttacctatcaagccctacatgaccaggcacctgaatacatcagggatctcctacagctctacgggcccagcaggtccctgagatcgagtcatcaagatctgctggttgttaaaccGACATGGCTGAAAACTAAGGGTGACAGAGTCTTTGCAGCAGTGGCCCCTGTCCTCTGGAACTCCTTCCTCTaagcctgagatctgtggactccatgatctcttttaaaaagcagctaaaaacacatctttttaaacttgcttttacttagttttatttttattttttttttacttagttttatttatttttattatctctgtattactgttattcagtgttttatcttattgtgaagcactttgtgattttatcttgaaaggtgctatataaataaacatttacttacttacttacaaaGTTCTGGCTTTTGGATCTCCAGAAAATTCATCCAAAGCTGTGAAAGCTTTGACATCTGAGTGCTCTGCTGCATTCCAGCAACTTCTCAACAACAGCCAAGTGCTTGTGTCCAGGTCTGCTCGATTATGGCAAAAATGATAATCATGAATATTTAGACTGAAATTGAAATCATTTAACACAATTATTCACTTTAATAATGTGaatttttatccatccatccatccatccatccatccatccacccatccacccatccatggGAAAAAAGAGTCTggatacattttgttttcatgttgaaatccGTGTCAGTGAGACTTAGTGTGAGATCTATATGTGGCTTTATGGAGCAGCTTGActacaggtccgtagcggtggtgAAACATTGGATGTAGCCACCCTCATCATTCAGGGTAGGAGAGACTCTCCACTGACATGGAGACGACAAGTCTCGATGAGTTTATTAAATCCcaggttgttcactgtgttaactaaGCACTGGTCTTTGAATGATAATGGAAATgacggaatgatgatggaatgatggaatgatgatggaatgatggaatgatgatggaatgatgatggaaatgatggaatgatgatggaatgatggaatgatgatggaatgatggaatgatgatggaatgatgatggaaatgatggaatgatgatggaatgatggaatgatgatggaatgatggaatgatgatggaatgatgatggaaatgacggaatgatgatggaatgatggaatgatgatggaatgatgatggaaatgacggaatgatgatggaatgatggaatgatgatggaatgatggaatgatgatggaatgatgatggaaatgatggaataATGATGGAATGAtagaatgatgatggaatgatggaatgatgatggaatgatgatggaatgatgatggaaatgatggaatgatgatggaatgatgatggaatgatgatggaaatgatggaatgatgatggaatgatgatggaaatgacggaatgatgatggaatgatggaatgatgatggaatgatgatggaaatgatggaataatgatggaatgatggaatgatgatggaatgatggaatgatgatggaaatgatggaatgatgatggaaatgacggaatgatgatggaatgatgatggaaatgacggaatgatgatgga
Encoded here:
- the aste1a gene encoding protein asteroid homolog 1, whose translation is MGVQGLASFMETHGRIYLDVQFRKSRLVIDGSNLVHQLYFSSGLDQNHGGEYAAFEELTESFITALRTCGIAPYVVLDGGSDSSDKKLETVTKRAQDRIQRAHRAAVSGSQEGILPLLARRVFKQTLARLEVPVAQCFMEADQEIAALASEWQCPVLSNDSDFYIFDLPAGFLPISHFRWRDVNRAGSQSYIPCKRYYSSSFCVFFGIQQRLLPTFAALAGNDYVKLGGISWTQFVPVDIKAPNRLDGLLRWIKKFQLREEAVEAALQLIGPLGKTSQKKILQKLLLGEEEYHLHPSCLKRFFIHGAAPPFPAAQEGLVPDWTLLPLTQACLSGNILDVLQLQRMNLRTAVEHEDLLSFNLTSRPVRQVMYGLLLGGGTSLQVQERDREGLQVKFIHVRPSFTRLTRRLKISSLYEVEVAERLQVLLEALGVKEDSLSLLPPELKLPVAVTCYWMQRAQPPPDLKLLKALLLGMSTGDLPRPTTENQPCSQKPDVGVTHAINQWQGCLGDSIHLNQLLSFPLPEPDVARLYQGTLVHQLVHRMGADQKPKAFLKSNRTNPKQYNTMLSIVRQFLAHKAPPVVSEKQQRALQPSDDLSANLQQLFLLHHDNEMEMEVRSALRAQEEQQLEEQLMLRTRYRTKERSNRCKNPQLARKEESRGWGLL